The following DNA comes from Mucisphaera calidilacus.
CCGTGTCGCCCACCTTGACGTAAGCCGGAGCGTCCGGACTCGACGAGGCATAGTAGGTGCCCACCATCGGGCTGTTGATCGTCACAAGGTTCGGGTCCTCGGCAACAGGCGCCTCACCACCACCGGCGGGCGCCGCAGCTCCTGCAGCAGGAGCCGGAGCAGCCGGGGGCGCACCCGCAGCCGGGTTGAGCACCACCGTCGGAACACCACCACCCGACTCGACAGGCTTGCCGCCGCGACGAAGACGAACCTTGCCGTCCTCGCCCTCGACATCCACCTCCGTCAGGTCATGGTCAACCATCATCTTGATCAGTTGTCGCAGGGTCTTCAGATCAGTCATAGCCATCCATATCAAGGCGTCGGCACGAGCACGCACCGACCGGGTCACTCTGGGTAAGCCCTACAGCGTCGCGGAATCCAGTCCCTTGGGCAAGTCACACAACACCTCGTGCCCCGACGCCGTCACCACCACATCATCCTCGATTCTAACCCCGCCCACACCCGGGAGATAGATGCCCGGCTCCACCGTCACGACCTGCCCGACCTCAAGTCGCCCCTTCGCCTTGCCCCACAGTCGCGGTTCCTCGTGAATCTCCAGGCCGATCCCGTGCCCCAGGCTGTGCAGGAATTCCTTGCCGTAACCCGCCTTGCGGACCACCTCACGCGCCGCCTCATCCACGTCACGCAGCTCAACACCCGGCGCGATCGCATCGATCCCCGCCAGCTGCGCCTCCAGCACGATCGCGTAAACCTCGCGCATCCGCTTCGACATACGCCCCATCACAACCACACGCGTCATGTCCGAGCAGTAACCGTCGTACTTCGCCCCCCAGTCGAAGAGCACCACCTGATTCCTGCGGATCTTCGCCGAGGAAGGCATCGCGTGCGGCAGGCTCGAACGCGCACCCGCCGCGACAATCGTCGGGAAACTCACGCCCTCGCCGCCATGCACCTTGATCCGGTACTCAAGGTAAGCAGCCACCTCCAACTCCGTCATCCCCACCTTCATCCAGGCAGTCGTCTCGACAAAGGCCAGTTGCTGGATCGCGATCGCCCGACGGATCAGCGCCAGCTCATCATCGCTCTTCACCGAGCGCTGCATCGACAGGCCGAGGCCCATGCCCACCAGCCTGGTCGGCTTCGACGCCTTCACCAACCGATTCCGGTCGGTCACACTCAACTCCGAGGGATCAAAACCGACGCGCTCAAACCCACGCTTGCCAACCACCTTGCCCGTCATCGTCGCAATCGGCCCGTCACGCATCACCGCACGCGAACCCGACGCAGACGCAGCAATCTCCTCCTCGAACCGACGGTCGGAGATGATGACCGGCTTACCGCGACGGAGCGGAACCAGCACCCACGAGTCCTCGCCCGAGAAACCGGTGAGGTAGCGCACGTCCACCGCGCGCGTGAGCAGCACCGCGTCAACCTTGCCGTCCCCGAGTCGCTTGCGGAGCGCCGTCACACGCCGGGCGTGCACGTTCACTGCCTTGTTCACACTTGCCATGGCTTACTTCTTGTACACAGCATCGGGATCAAAAACCGGCTTCTCGACGATCGACAGACCATCGGCCTGCACCGTCCGGTAGAAGCACGTGTGATAACCGACGTGACACGCCGGCCCGTGCGACTTGCACCGCAGCAGCACCGTGTCCTGATCGCAGTCGATCCGCACCTCGACAATCTCCTGGATGTGACCCGACGACTCACCCTTCACCCACGTCTTGTCTCGCGAACGCGAATAGAACGTCGCCTTCTTCGACTCAATCGTGCGGTCGAGCGCGTCACGGTTCATCCACGCCATCATCAGGACCTCGCCCGTCTCGTGGTCCTGCAGGATCGCGGGGATCAACCCCTGATCATTGAGCTTGAGGTCGAGGTCCGTTCCGGTTTCTCGTGCGTTGTCCGACATGCGTCTGAGACTCCATCTCAAAAAGGCTTTTCCGTGTAATCAATCCATTTTACCGGATTTACAGCTCTCTTTCCCGCCATTTTTGACGCCCCAGGGGCTATACTCCACCGCATCACGCCGATGAGGATCTGCAACCATGCCCGAAGGCGACGAAGCACCCAAAATCATTGTTGACAGCGACTGGAAAGCTCAGGCCCAAGCCGAGAAGCAGAAGCTCGCTGATCAGGCCAAGGCCAAAGAAGAAACCGCTGGCGGTGCCGCTGCCGGAGCGCCCGGCCAACTCCCGCCGGCCTCCTTCGAAACGCTGATGTCCTCCATGGCCACCCAGGCCCTGATGTCACTCGGCGCCTTCGCCGACCGACGAACCGGCCAGCCCATCCCGCCCGACCTGCAGATGGCCAAGTTCCACATCGATCTCCTCGGCGTCCTCGAAGAGAAAACCAAGGGCAACCTCTCCGACGAGGAAGCCGAAACCCTCAAGATGACGCTCCACGAACTCCGATTGCAGTTCGTACACATGGCCTCGCCCCCCGACGCGGGCGCTCAGGCCGCCGGTAACGCAACCGCCAGTAACAACCCAATCGATCCCACAATCGGCTGATTCGCCGAATAAGAGATCATGTGGTATTCTGTTTGACAACCCTCACGCAACGACGCCACGACCGTGGCCGAGCAACCCCAAGGAACGATAGCCGTGTCTACCGCTGCCGCTGAATCTCAGGGTCTTCTCCAGAACCATCACTTCCTCCTGCGTCGACTCCACTCCCTCACGGGCGTGATCCCCATCGGCGTTTTCGTGATGTTCCACCTCTTCACCAACATGCAGATGGCCTTTAAGCCGCTGGGCCTCGGCGACGAGTTCCAGCACGAGGTCGAGTGGATCCACAACACCATCCCCGCCATGTGGTTCGTCGAGATCTTCGGCCTCTGGATCCCCATCTTCTTCCACGCGATCCTTGGCGTCGTCTATACCTTCACCGGCACCAACAACGTCAAGAGCTACAACTACGAGGGCAACGTCCGCTACGTCATCCAACGCGTCACCGGCATCCTCGCCTTCATCTTCATCTTCCTCCACATCGCCACCCTCCGCTGGGGCTGGAACATCTTCGGCTGGTACACCCCCTTCTACGTCCACGGCACCCTCGCCGACGGCACCGAAGTCCCCCTCTCCTCGCCCAGCCTCGCCATCGCCCTCCAGGGCGGCATCGAACAGAACATCGCCCTCGCCATCTTCGTCTCCGCGCTCTACGCCATCGGAGCCTTCTCCGCCGTCTTCCACTGGGCCAACGGTCTCTGGACCGCCGCCATCACCTGGGGCGCCACCACCACCGTCCAGTCCATGCGACGCTGGGGTTACGTCTGCATCGTCATCGGCGTCTCCCTCTCCTTCTTCACCGCCGCCGCCCTCTGGGGTGCCTGGGCCTACGAGCTCACCGACGACGAAAAAACCGCCTACCAGCGGGCTATGAACGGCGAGCACGCCGCTCACGTGGAACACGCCGAAACCGGCGACCACAGCCACGCCACCACCATCGAACCAACGGACTGATTTTCTTACCAGCAACGGCTGCCACGCAGCCGGTCAGAGGACTAATGTCAGGTAATACCTGACCGTGTCGGACGACAGAGAAGTCCGACAGAAAGGAAGCCGCCGTGGGCACACAGCCTAGGGTCATCGTGGTCGGGGGAGGACTGGCGGGACTCGCCGCGTCCGTCCGTGTCGCCGAAGCAGGCACCCCAGTCGACCTCTTCTCCGTCGTTCCCGTCAAACGCTCCCACTCCGTCTGCGCCCAGGGCGGCATCAACGCCTGCAACAAGGTCGCCAGACAGCAGGGCTACTCCGAGTGGCAGCACATGGACGAGACGCTCTACGGCGGCGACTTCCTCAACCACCAGCCGCCCGTGTACGAAATGGCACACTGGGCACCCAAGGTCATCGACCTCCTCGACCGCATGGGTGTCCCCTTCAACCGAACACGCGAGGGCGAACGCGATCTCCGTCTCTTCGGCGGCTCGCTCTTCAAGCGAACCCACTTCTCCGGCGCCTCCACCGGCCAGCAGCTGCTCTACGCCCTCGACGAGCAGACCCGACGCTACGAGGCCGAAGGCAAGGTCACCAAGTACGAGTTCTGGGAGTTCCTCCGCCCCCTCATCAACGAGGATGGCGACTGCAAGGGCATCATCGCTCAGGACGTCCGGACCATGGAAATCCGGGCCTTCCCCGCCGACGCCGTCGTCCTCGCCACCGGCGGCAACGGGCTCATGTTCGGCAAGTCGACCATGTCCGTTATCTGCACCGGCGCCGCAGCGGCCCGCGCCTACCGGCACGGCGCCTGGCTCGGCAACCCCGAGTTCATCCAGGTCCACCCCACCGCCATCCCCGGCGAAGACAAGTGCCGCCTCATGTCCGAGTCGGCACGCGGCGAAGGCGGACGCGTCTGGGTACCCCGCAAGAAGGGCGACACCCGACACCCCCTCGAGATCCCCGAGGAAGAACGCCTCTACTTCCTCGAAGAGAAGTACCCCGCCTACGGCAACCTCGTCCCGCGTGACATCGCCACCCGCGAGATCTTCTGGAAGTGTCAGGAGGGCTACGGCATCGGTGGCGGACGCATGGTCTACCTCGACGTCTCGCACCTCCCCACCGAGACCAAGAACAAGCTCAAGGCCATCCTCGAGCTCTACGAAAAGTTCACCGGCGACGACCCGACCGAAGTCCCCATGAAGATCTTCCCCTCCGTCCACTACACCATGGGCGGTCTCTGGACCACCTATCAGGAAGAGTGGCGCGACGCCGACCCCGCCTGCGATCCCTCCGACCGCAAGACCATCGTCGAGGACGGCAAGATCTGCGGCATGAAGTATGGCGACCCCAAGAACATGGTCACCAACATCCCCGGCCTCTACGCCTTCGGCGAGGTCAACTACCAGTACCACGGCGGAACACGCCTCGGCGCCAACGCCTTGCTCTCCTGCATCTTCGACGGTCTCTACTGCGGACTCTCCGTCGCCAACAAGGCCAAGGCCGACGACAGCAGCAAGGCCGCCGACCTGCCCCAGAGCCTCATCGACAAGAACATCCAGGAGGAAAAAGACCTCCTCGCCGGTCTTGAGGCCAACAACGGCACCAACAACCCCTACGAGATCCACCGGGTCCTCGGCGAAGAGATGACCGACTCCTGCACCGTCATCCGCGAAGAAGGACGCATGCTCGAAGCACGCGCCAAGGTCGCCGAGATCAAGGAGCAGTACAAGTCCATCAAGCTCTCCGACACCGGGAGCTGGACCAACCAGAACCTGCTCTTCGCCCGCGCCCTCGGCGACATGATCATCTACTCCGACGCCGTCCTCGAGACCGCCATCGTCCGCAAGGAATCACGCGGCTCGCACTACCGGCCCGACTTCCCCGAACGCAACGACGAGCAGTTCCTCAAGACCACCATCGCCAAGTACAACCCGCAGTCCAACACCCCGGACATCTCGTTCGAGGACGTCCCCCAGCCCATGGTCGAGCCCCGCGCCCGAACCTACGGCAGCGTCGAAACCAAGAAAGACGACAAGAAAGAAGCCGCCGCGGCCAAGTAAGCCCGGCGTCACAACCAGCACGAACCACCGTGTTATCACCGAGGTGAGCACCCCATGATCGCCCAGAACAAGCCCGAGAAGTACAAGGTCAAGATCAAGCGCCAGGACGGCCCCTCTCAGCCGGCCTACTACCAGACCTTCGAGGTCCCCTACCGACCCGGACAGAACATCATCTCCGTCCTCCAGTACGTCGCCGCCAACCCCACGACGACCGACGGCAAGGAAACCTCCTCGCCCGTCTGGGACTCCGGCTGCCTCGAAGAGGTCTGCGGTGCCTGCTCCATGGTCATCAACGGCCTCGTCCGCCAGTCCTGCTCCACGCTCGTCGACGAGATGCTGCCCGAGGGCAACACCATCACCATCGAGCCGATGACCAAGTTCCCCGTCGTCCGCGACCTATTCGTCGACCGGCAACGCATGTTCGAGAACCTCAAGAAGGTCAAGGGATGGGTACCCATCGACGGCACCCACGACCTTGGCGAAGGCCCGCAGGAATCCCAGGCCGACCAGGAATTCCGCTACGCCCTCTCTCGATGCATGACCTGCGGCTGCTGCCTCGAGGCCTGCCCGCAGTTCGAGAAGGACAACGAGTTCATCGGCCCCCAGGCCATCGCACAGGCCGTCTACTTCAACATGCACGAGACCGGCAAGCACCTCAAGAACGAACGCCTCGACGCCCTCATGGGCAAGGGCGGCCTCAACGACTGCGGCAACGCCCAGAACTGCGTCCGCGTCTGCCCCAAGGGCGTCCCCCTCACCGAGGCCATCGCACGACTCGGCCGGCAGATCACCGTCCACGCCGTCAAGGAGTTCTTCATGGGCTCCAAGGGCTGACGCCCTGCACAACTCGGAGTTTTTTACAGCACCGGCTCGTTCAGCGGTGCTGTTTTTTTATGGCCGCACAGCAACGCACGAGCCTGAATCAGGCATCAGCCAACCAAAGACTCTCCAGACCAAACCACCCCTCATCCCACCACGTCCGCCGTGCTTATCAACCCCGGAATTACCACTGGACGAAGACGCTTTACGAGGTAACCTTGTGGTGGCCTGTCGATTCATGTGTACCCACAACTAGGGAGTATGTTTATGCTCAGCTCCCCCCGCATCGGCTCGATCCGACCTCTCATCCGCTACGTCGATGAACGCCAGGCGGTCATCGACACCCACTTCACCACCCTGCCGCCCGTGCCCAGCGAAGGCGTCAACACGGCACCCCCCGCCGTCGTCGATATCCAGGTCGATATCAACGGCCTCGACGGCTTCCACGACGAGGGACAGACACGCACCCCGCTCGACGACCAATGCGTCGGCCGCATCCGCTTCGACCTCGTCGAACCCGACCGGTGGTGGCCCGCCGGCATGGGCACCCAGAGCCTCTACGAGCTCACCATCACCCTGCTCGACGATCAGCAGCAGCCGATCGACAGCCAGTCCGTCACCATCGGACTGACCTCGGTCCGCCCGACCGAGAACAGCAACACCGCCGGCAGCGCCACCTTCCTCGTCAACGGACGCCCATGCCAGCTCGAACACGTCCTCATGATCGACCGCATCGACGAGCGTGCGCTCCTGCCCGCCACCGGCCACTCTCTGCTCTTCATCCGCGACCACTTCGGCACCGAACTGCTCTACCAGGCCGCCGACCGCGCCGGCATCCTCCTGCTCCAGTCCATCCCGATCGACGCCGAGGGCTGCACCGAGCAGGCCGTGCTCGACCAGATCGACCGCCTCGCCGGACACCCCTGCCTCGCCGGCTGGTACGTCGGGCACCTTGGCGACCTCGCCGACGTCGTTGCCGAGAAACTCACCCTCCTCGACCCCACCCATCAGGTCCTCCGCGAACTTCCCCCCGAGTGGGCCGCCTGACGCCTTCACGCAACGATCCCAAACCTCCGACGACAACCGGCGTATAAAGAGCCTATGCGCACACTGATCGCCCTCATCGTCACGCTCCTGCTCGCCGTCTCCTCGCACGCACAGGACCAGACCGACCTCTCACCCGAGGCCGCAACGCTGCTCCAGCGCGTCGAACAGGCCGCCGACAACCTCAAATCCCTCCGCGCCCGGCTCCGATACGACCGCATCCAGGGGTTGCTCGGCGACGAACAGCGACGCTTCGGCGAGCTGCGCTACGCCGCCGGACCGCCCGGACGCTTCGCCGTCCACTTCGAGTACCTCATCGTCGAGGACCGACGCGACCGCCAGAACCGCTGGTACATCTTCGACGGCCGGTACCTCGCCGAAAAACTCGAGGACGAAAAACTCTTCATCCGCCGCGAGGTTGTCGCCGAGGACCAGGACGCCGCCGAAGCCGACCCCCTCCGCTTCGGCTCAGGGCCCTTCAGCCTGCCCCTCAACCTCCGCAAGGACGAGGTCGACGCACGCTTCGTCGTCGCCGCCATCCCACCCGACCCCGACGACCCCGAGAACACCTTTCACCTCCAACTCACGCCCCGACCGCACATGGACATCGAACAGACACAGATCGATCTCTGGTACGACAACAAGACCGCCCTGCCGCGCCGCGTGCGCACCCTCGACAACTCCGAAAACGAGTCGATCATCGACCTCCTCCGAGTCACCACCAACGAGAAGGTCCGCGAGGCCGACTTCAGCACCGACCCGCCCGCACGCGGCTACCGCGTCGAGGAACACCACCTCGAATCCAAGCCCCAGTAAGCCCTAGAGCGCCTCCAGAAGCCTGTCGATCTGCTCGGGCGTGTTGTAGAAGTGCGGGCTCACGCGCACCCGGCCGTTACGCAGCGCCACGTAGATCTTCTGCTCGGCCAGACGCTTGACCAGGGCCCCTGCCTCCTCACTCGCACGCGCCTCAATCACCACGCTCCCGCTCCGCTCCGACTCAAGACGCCGTGGCGAAAAGACCCCGTACCCACGTTCGGCCGCTCCCTCAGCAACCCTCGTCGTCAACCCCTCCACACGCTCCCACACCCGCTCAATCCCCACCTCCAGCAGCAACCCGATCGCCGCACGCAGCCCCAGCAGCCCCGGCACATTCCACGTCCCCGGCTCAAACCGCCGCGCGTCACGCACGAAGCGATACTCGTAGTTGCCGTAGTCCTGGGCATTGACCATGTTCAACCACCCCACCACCGGCGGGTGCAGCATCTCGCACAGGTCCTCGTGCACATAGAAAATCCCCGCACCCTCCGGTCCCAGCATCCACTTGTGACCGTCCGCCGCGAGGAAATCAATCCCCATCGACCGCACGTCCACCGGCAGAACACCCACCGACTGAATCGCGTCAACACACAGATACCCGCCCGCGCGGTGCACCGTCTCGCTGATCGGCCGCAGATCAATCCGGTGCCCCGATCCATATTGGACGTGCGACAACGACACCACACGCGTCCGGTCCGTGATCGCGTTGCAGACATCCTCAACATCAATACGGCCGTCGGCGTGCTGTTTCACCTCGACCAACTCAACACCAAAACGCCCCAGGTCCTCCCACGGATAGCGGTTCGCCGGATACTCCACATCCGTGATGACAACCTGATCCCCACGCCGCCAGTCCAGACCCCGCGCCACCGTCGCCAGACCGGTCGAGGTATTCGGCACGAACGCGATTTCATCCGGCCCACGCGCGTTGATCAGACGCGCCGTCAGCGAACGTAAGTCCTTGATATCGCTGTACCAGGAGGCTTCCGAGTAAGGCAGCGTCGACGCCTCCTGTCCATACTTCGCCATCGCCTCCGCGGCAGGACCGCACACCGGCGCAACACCCGCATGATTCAGATGCACCATGGCGGACAACGCCGGGAACAGGTGCGGATCAGACATAGACGACACGGCGGGTAAGGCTTCAGACATCACGTCAGCCTAACGCCCGGATCTTTGATGTGCACCCAACTCGCGCCAGCGAAAGCGGATGCAACCGACTCAAACAACGCGAGACCGATAATCGGATTCGGGCCAACAAGTTATGAACCGTCTTTTTAGGGCCGATACCACCTGCGTAACAAGGATTCTTGATGGGTGCACTCGCAACGGTCGCGAAGCACCCGGCATCGCCCGAGTCGGGCACCCCTTAAGAACGGAGCA
Coding sequences within:
- the sdhA gene encoding succinate dehydrogenase flavoprotein subunit — encoded protein: MGTQPRVIVVGGGLAGLAASVRVAEAGTPVDLFSVVPVKRSHSVCAQGGINACNKVARQQGYSEWQHMDETLYGGDFLNHQPPVYEMAHWAPKVIDLLDRMGVPFNRTREGERDLRLFGGSLFKRTHFSGASTGQQLLYALDEQTRRYEAEGKVTKYEFWEFLRPLINEDGDCKGIIAQDVRTMEIRAFPADAVVLATGGNGLMFGKSTMSVICTGAAAARAYRHGAWLGNPEFIQVHPTAIPGEDKCRLMSESARGEGGRVWVPRKKGDTRHPLEIPEEERLYFLEEKYPAYGNLVPRDIATREIFWKCQEGYGIGGGRMVYLDVSHLPTETKNKLKAILELYEKFTGDDPTEVPMKIFPSVHYTMGGLWTTYQEEWRDADPACDPSDRKTIVEDGKICGMKYGDPKNMVTNIPGLYAFGEVNYQYHGGTRLGANALLSCIFDGLYCGLSVANKAKADDSSKAADLPQSLIDKNIQEEKDLLAGLEANNGTNNPYEIHRVLGEEMTDSCTVIREEGRMLEARAKVAEIKEQYKSIKLSDTGSWTNQNLLFARALGDMIIYSDAVLETAIVRKESRGSHYRPDFPERNDEQFLKTTIAKYNPQSNTPDISFEDVPQPMVEPRARTYGSVETKKDDKKEAAAAK
- the accB gene encoding acetyl-CoA carboxylase biotin carboxyl carrier protein, yielding MTDLKTLRQLIKMMVDHDLTEVDVEGEDGKVRLRRGGKPVESGGGVPTVVLNPAAGAPPAAPAPAAGAAAPAGGGEAPVAEDPNLVTINSPMVGTYYASSSPDAPAYVKVGDTVTAETVICLIEAMKVFNEIKAEASGTVAEILVKNGEAVEFGQPIMKIRPN
- a CDS encoding M24 family metallopeptidase, with protein sequence MASVNKAVNVHARRVTALRKRLGDGKVDAVLLTRAVDVRYLTGFSGEDSWVLVPLRRGKPVIISDRRFEEEIAASASGSRAVMRDGPIATMTGKVVGKRGFERVGFDPSELSVTDRNRLVKASKPTRLVGMGLGLSMQRSVKSDDELALIRRAIAIQQLAFVETTAWMKVGMTELEVAAYLEYRIKVHGGEGVSFPTIVAAGARSSLPHAMPSSAKIRRNQVVLFDWGAKYDGYCSDMTRVVVMGRMSKRMREVYAIVLEAQLAGIDAIAPGVELRDVDEAAREVVRKAGYGKEFLHSLGHGIGLEIHEEPRLWGKAKGRLEVGQVVTVEPGIYLPGVGGVRIEDDVVVTASGHEVLCDLPKGLDSATL
- the hisI gene encoding phosphoribosyl-AMP cyclohydrolase; the encoded protein is MSDNARETGTDLDLKLNDQGLIPAILQDHETGEVLMMAWMNRDALDRTIESKKATFYSRSRDKTWVKGESSGHIQEIVEVRIDCDQDTVLLRCKSHGPACHVGYHTCFYRTVQADGLSIVEKPVFDPDAVYKK
- a CDS encoding glycoside hydrolase family 2 protein, producing MLSSPRIGSIRPLIRYVDERQAVIDTHFTTLPPVPSEGVNTAPPAVVDIQVDINGLDGFHDEGQTRTPLDDQCVGRIRFDLVEPDRWWPAGMGTQSLYELTITLLDDQQQPIDSQSVTIGLTSVRPTENSNTAGSATFLVNGRPCQLEHVLMIDRIDERALLPATGHSLLFIRDHFGTELLYQAADRAGILLLQSIPIDAEGCTEQAVLDQIDRLAGHPCLAGWYVGHLGDLADVVAEKLTLLDPTHQVLRELPPEWAA
- a CDS encoding DUF1844 domain-containing protein produces the protein MPEGDEAPKIIVDSDWKAQAQAEKQKLADQAKAKEETAGGAAAGAPGQLPPASFETLMSSMATQALMSLGAFADRRTGQPIPPDLQMAKFHIDLLGVLEEKTKGNLSDEEAETLKMTLHELRLQFVHMASPPDAGAQAAGNATASNNPIDPTIG
- the sdhB gene encoding succinate dehydrogenase iron-sulfur subunit, with translation MIAQNKPEKYKVKIKRQDGPSQPAYYQTFEVPYRPGQNIISVLQYVAANPTTTDGKETSSPVWDSGCLEEVCGACSMVINGLVRQSCSTLVDEMLPEGNTITIEPMTKFPVVRDLFVDRQRMFENLKKVKGWVPIDGTHDLGEGPQESQADQEFRYALSRCMTCGCCLEACPQFEKDNEFIGPQAIAQAVYFNMHETGKHLKNERLDALMGKGGLNDCGNAQNCVRVCPKGVPLTEAIARLGRQITVHAVKEFFMGSKG
- a CDS encoding LolA family protein — its product is MRTLIALIVTLLLAVSSHAQDQTDLSPEAATLLQRVEQAADNLKSLRARLRYDRIQGLLGDEQRRFGELRYAAGPPGRFAVHFEYLIVEDRRDRQNRWYIFDGRYLAEKLEDEKLFIRREVVAEDQDAAEADPLRFGSGPFSLPLNLRKDEVDARFVVAAIPPDPDDPENTFHLQLTPRPHMDIEQTQIDLWYDNKTALPRRVRTLDNSENESIIDLLRVTTNEKVREADFSTDPPARGYRVEEHHLESKPQ
- a CDS encoding aminotransferase class V-fold PLP-dependent enzyme, with translation MSDPHLFPALSAMVHLNHAGVAPVCGPAAEAMAKYGQEASTLPYSEASWYSDIKDLRSLTARLINARGPDEIAFVPNTSTGLATVARGLDWRRGDQVVITDVEYPANRYPWEDLGRFGVELVEVKQHADGRIDVEDVCNAITDRTRVVSLSHVQYGSGHRIDLRPISETVHRAGGYLCVDAIQSVGVLPVDVRSMGIDFLAADGHKWMLGPEGAGIFYVHEDLCEMLHPPVVGWLNMVNAQDYGNYEYRFVRDARRFEPGTWNVPGLLGLRAAIGLLLEVGIERVWERVEGLTTRVAEGAAERGYGVFSPRRLESERSGSVVIEARASEEAGALVKRLAEQKIYVALRNGRVRVSPHFYNTPEQIDRLLEAL
- a CDS encoding succinate dehydrogenase, giving the protein MSTAAAESQGLLQNHHFLLRRLHSLTGVIPIGVFVMFHLFTNMQMAFKPLGLGDEFQHEVEWIHNTIPAMWFVEIFGLWIPIFFHAILGVVYTFTGTNNVKSYNYEGNVRYVIQRVTGILAFIFIFLHIATLRWGWNIFGWYTPFYVHGTLADGTEVPLSSPSLAIALQGGIEQNIALAIFVSALYAIGAFSAVFHWANGLWTAAITWGATTTVQSMRRWGYVCIVIGVSLSFFTAAALWGAWAYELTDDEKTAYQRAMNGEHAAHVEHAETGDHSHATTIEPTD